Proteins encoded in a region of the Malaciobacter mytili LMG 24559 genome:
- a CDS encoding molybdopterin molybdotransferase MoeA, with protein MRNFISYKQSLEILEKIVIKTPPIKKMFLTNALGYVIAQDIIADHNSPEFPTSAMDGYAIKAEDIKKEALKIIDKNPAGSVVESVVEHGVCIKTFTGSLMPKGSNTLIPIENVEVHEDKIKIIKEVSAGFAVREIGENYKKGEVLIKKGTIVGFAEIGVLASLNIVQVPVFENPTIAIASTGSEILDLGEEQTNEAQIRSSNHLTIEALCKKAGANTLQMGIVKDDIDSITNLLESSLLKADIVVTTGGVSVGDYDFVQDVIKDKLKAEVLFHGVTIKPGMHILAALKDGKLIIALPGFAYSSTVCAILYILPMIYKLKQANEKLPIVKAKILQDFPRRMPKTIFTACNVEYKEGIYQINFEGKKKGTSAILTNMLENPALLIQDEDSEDIKAGDMVDILLLNQLK; from the coding sequence ATGAGAAATTTTATAAGTTATAAGCAATCATTGGAAATTTTAGAAAAAATTGTTATTAAAACCCCACCTATTAAAAAAATGTTTCTAACTAACGCTTTAGGTTATGTTATTGCACAAGATATTATTGCAGATCACAATAGTCCAGAGTTTCCCACATCAGCAATGGATGGATATGCAATAAAAGCTGAAGATATAAAAAAAGAAGCTTTAAAAATAATTGATAAAAATCCTGCAGGAAGTGTAGTTGAATCAGTAGTTGAGCATGGAGTATGTATTAAAACTTTTACAGGTTCATTAATGCCTAAAGGTTCTAATACTTTAATCCCTATTGAAAATGTTGAAGTTCATGAAGATAAAATTAAAATTATAAAAGAAGTTTCAGCAGGTTTTGCAGTTAGAGAAATAGGAGAAAACTATAAAAAGGGCGAAGTTTTAATTAAAAAAGGAACTATCGTAGGTTTTGCTGAAATTGGTGTTTTAGCTTCTTTAAATATTGTTCAAGTACCTGTATTTGAAAATCCAACTATTGCCATTGCAAGTACAGGTAGTGAAATTTTAGATTTAGGAGAAGAGCAAACAAATGAAGCTCAAATTAGAAGTTCAAATCATCTAACAATAGAAGCCTTATGTAAAAAAGCTGGTGCAAATACTTTACAAATGGGAATAGTAAAAGATGATATTGACTCAATTACTAATCTTTTAGAAAGTTCACTTTTAAAAGCTGATATAGTTGTAACTACAGGTGGAGTTAGTGTTGGAGATTATGATTTTGTACAAGATGTAATAAAAGATAAATTAAAAGCAGAAGTATTATTTCACGGTGTTACTATAAAACCTGGTATGCACATATTAGCTGCTTTAAAAGATGGAAAATTAATTATTGCCCTACCTGGCTTTGCATATTCTTCAACAGTTTGTGCAATTTTATATATTCTTCCTATGATTTATAAATTAAAGCAAGCAAATGAAAAACTACCAATAGTAAAAGCAAAAATCTTACAAGATTTTCCAAGAAGAATGCCAAAAACAATCTTTACAGCTTGTAATGTTGAATATAAAGAGGGAATTTATCAAATAAATTTTGAGGGAAAGAAAAAAGGAACAAGTGCTATTTTAACAAATATGTTAGAAAATCCTGCCTTACTTATTCAAGATGAAGATAGTGAAGATATAAAAGCTGGAGATATGGTAGATATACTACTATTAAATCAACTTAAATGA
- a CDS encoding DMT family transporter, producing MKKLQAYKVYILLALCVLFWSGNFVLGRFIKDDIQPLELAFFRWCFTFILLLPLTIKYINIKKCFFSIKNNFKILSILAILGITLFNTIVYLALKTTQATNALLINSIIPLLILILAHFILKSYISKMQILGIFVSTFGVIFLVLKGDFSTHIQFHQGDFWIIFSSITWASYSIFVKFKPKDLNHVELFISLVFLGLLYLTPLYFFQGYEIQREIYILKQYWPFFLYVSFFASILSFYFWNFAIEQIGAERTGQFTHLMPVFGAILAYIFLGETLEFYHIFGAIFIAIGIYLSLFLSKKI from the coding sequence ATGAAAAAACTTCAAGCATATAAAGTCTATATATTATTAGCACTTTGTGTGCTTTTTTGGTCAGGTAATTTTGTACTTGGTCGTTTTATTAAAGATGATATTCAACCTTTAGAATTAGCTTTTTTTAGATGGTGTTTTACTTTTATTTTATTATTACCTCTAACTATTAAATATATAAATATAAAAAAGTGTTTTTTTAGTATAAAAAACAACTTTAAAATATTATCAATTTTGGCAATATTGGGAATTACTTTATTTAATACTATTGTTTATTTAGCTTTAAAAACTACACAAGCTACAAATGCTTTATTGATAAACTCTATTATTCCTTTACTAATTCTTATTTTAGCTCACTTTATACTAAAAAGCTATATTTCAAAAATGCAAATATTAGGAATTTTCGTTTCTACTTTTGGTGTTATTTTTTTAGTTTTAAAGGGAGATTTTTCAACACATATACAGTTTCATCAAGGAGATTTTTGGATAATATTTAGTTCTATTACTTGGGCTTCATACTCTATTTTTGTAAAGTTTAAACCAAAAGATTTAAATCATGTTGAATTATTTATTTCATTGGTATTTTTGGGACTACTTTACCTTACACCTTTATATTTTTTTCAAGGATATGAAATACAAAGGGAAATATATATTTTAAAACAATATTGGCCTTTTTTTCTATATGTATCTTTTTTTGCTTCTATATTATCTTTTTATTTTTGGAATTTTGCAATTGAGCAAATAGGTGCAGAAAGAACAGGACAATTTACCCATCTTATGCCTGTATTTGGTGCAATTTTAGCTTATATATTTTTAGGAGAGACTTTAGAGTTTTATCATATTTTTGGAGCTATTTTTATAGCAATAGGTATTTACCTATCGCTATTTTTATCAAAAAAAATTTAA
- the rmuC gene encoding DNA recombination protein RmuC, with the protein MSEANLLLISSFFLGAFIFSTILYLFLKTKYEGKLQALSMEANQKLQALHEKISYQKELYEQKLLNKEEAFFIKKQSLDEKIALLEDSKEKMKVEFENLANKLFDENSKKSTININQILTPLKEQINSFGKRVNDIHSEETKQRSYLLNEIKNLKELNQQISNDAINLTKALKGDNKIQGDWGELILAKVLEQSGLRQGVEYTTQSSFNNNDGKRLRPDVIVHLPLNKDIVIDSKVSLNAYLNYTNSQTTEDKEKAIKELILSLKTHIKGLSSKKYEEIKEVRTLDFVLMFIPIEAAFLLAISKDNSLFKLAFENNIMLVSPSTLYVSLRTIENIWKLEYQNQNAELISKKAAALYDKFALFVKDIEEIGVHINRTSKAYESALNKLSTGKGNLLNRSQEFLDLGVKPNKQINTTNLLEI; encoded by the coding sequence ATGAGTGAAGCAAATCTTTTATTAATAAGCTCCTTTTTTTTAGGAGCTTTTATTTTTTCTACTATTTTATATCTTTTTTTAAAAACTAAGTATGAAGGTAAACTTCAAGCTTTAAGTATGGAAGCTAATCAAAAACTACAAGCATTGCATGAAAAAATCTCTTATCAAAAAGAGTTATATGAACAAAAACTTTTAAATAAAGAAGAGGCTTTTTTTATAAAAAAACAAAGTTTAGATGAAAAAATAGCTTTATTGGAAGATTCAAAAGAAAAAATGAAAGTTGAATTTGAAAATTTAGCAAATAAGCTTTTTGATGAAAATAGTAAAAAATCAACTATAAATATAAATCAAATTCTTACACCTTTAAAAGAACAAATAAATAGTTTTGGAAAAAGAGTAAATGATATTCATTCAGAAGAGACAAAACAAAGAAGTTATCTTTTAAATGAGATAAAAAATCTAAAAGAATTAAATCAACAAATCTCAAATGATGCTATAAATTTAACAAAAGCTTTAAAAGGTGATAATAAAATACAAGGAGATTGGGGAGAGTTAATCTTAGCAAAAGTTTTAGAACAAAGTGGTTTAAGGCAAGGAGTAGAATATACAACTCAAAGTTCTTTTAATAACAATGATGGAAAAAGATTAAGACCTGATGTAATTGTACATTTACCTTTAAATAAAGATATTGTAATTGACTCAAAAGTCTCTTTAAACGCATATTTAAACTATACAAATAGTCAAACTACTGAAGATAAAGAAAAAGCTATAAAAGAGCTTATTTTATCTTTAAAAACGCATATTAAAGGTTTAAGTTCTAAAAAATATGAAGAGATTAAAGAAGTAAGAACTTTAGATTTTGTTTTAATGTTTATTCCTATTGAAGCTGCTTTTTTGTTAGCTATTTCAAAAGATAATTCTTTATTTAAATTAGCTTTTGAAAATAATATTATGCTTGTTTCTCCTTCTACTTTATATGTTAGTTTACGAACAATTGAAAATATTTGGAAATTGGAGTATCAAAACCAAAATGCAGAACTTATTTCTAAAAAAGCTGCTGCTTTATATGATAAGTTTGCATTGTTTGTAAAAGATATTGAAGAAATAGGAGTTCATATAAATAGAACTTCAAAAGCTTATGAAAGTGCTTTAAATAAGCTTTCAACAGGAAAAGGAAATCTTTTAAACCGAAGTCAAGAATTTCTTGACTTAGGAGTAAAGCCAAATAAACAAATAAATACTACTAATTTACTTGAAATTTAA
- a CDS encoding M48 family metallopeptidase, with protein sequence MLEVFVIAYCIYFLVNVYTSFMQIGFVTKARKMPAIILDNSRYVEAANYSIEKEKLSILTTFYDFVLFIVWIGFALKALDSIIVVEQAWLKAILFIDAFIIINWVLALPFELYKIFTLDKKYGFSNMTAQLFIKDTIKSGILFLVFGSLVIAGIALIIENLPLWWIWGFVFIFSVIILINMLYPIIRDKMFDKFEPLKDKELEAKIEKLLDEVGFKSSGVFSVDASKRDNRLNAYFGGLGSTKRVVLFDTLVEKLTHNELLVVLGHELGHFKNGDILKNIGIMGVVMFIFFAIFGNLNDELFLGLSLNNEPYAIIAVFLLFSPILSFFLMPLISLISRHNEYAADEFGSNLQSKNDLVNALLKLANENKSFPLSHPLYIFFYYSHPPLVERFKELDYDVYSSYNLNEAMKDDFNIDE encoded by the coding sequence GTGTTAGAAGTTTTTGTAATTGCATATTGTATTTATTTTTTAGTAAATGTATATACTTCATTTATGCAAATAGGCTTTGTAACAAAAGCTAGAAAAATGCCAGCAATTATTTTGGATAATTCAAGATATGTGGAAGCTGCAAATTATAGTATAGAAAAAGAAAAGTTATCTATATTAACAACTTTTTATGATTTTGTTTTATTTATAGTTTGGATAGGTTTTGCTCTTAAAGCCTTAGATTCAATTATAGTTGTGGAACAAGCATGGTTAAAAGCTATTTTATTTATTGATGCTTTTATTATTATTAATTGGGTTTTAGCTTTACCTTTTGAACTTTATAAGATATTTACTTTAGATAAAAAATATGGTTTTTCAAATATGACAGCTCAACTTTTTATTAAAGATACAATAAAAAGTGGAATTTTATTTTTAGTTTTTGGAAGTTTGGTAATAGCTGGAATTGCTTTAATTATTGAAAACTTACCTTTATGGTGGATTTGGGGATTTGTTTTTATTTTTTCAGTAATAATTTTAATTAATATGCTATATCCAATTATTAGAGATAAAATGTTTGATAAATTTGAACCTTTAAAAGATAAAGAATTAGAAGCAAAAATTGAAAAATTATTAGATGAAGTAGGGTTTAAAAGTAGTGGAGTATTTTCAGTTGATGCAAGTAAAAGAGATAATAGATTAAATGCTTATTTTGGTGGTTTAGGAAGTACAAAAAGAGTAGTTTTATTTGATACTTTAGTTGAAAAATTAACTCACAATGAATTATTAGTTGTATTAGGACATGAATTAGGACATTTTAAAAATGGAGATATTCTTAAAAATATAGGAATTATGGGTGTAGTAATGTTTATATTTTTTGCTATTTTTGGTAATTTAAATGATGAGTTGTTTTTAGGTCTTTCTTTAAATAATGAACCATATGCAATTATTGCAGTATTTTTACTATTTTCTCCTATCTTATCATTTTTCTTAATGCCTCTTATTTCTTTAATTTCAAGACATAATGAATATGCTGCTGATGAGTTTGGTTCTAATTTGCAATCAAAAAATGATTTAGTAAATGCTCTTTTAAAATTAGCAAATGAAAATAAATCATTTCCTTTATCTCATCCTTTATATATTTTCTTTTATTATTCGCATCCGCCACTAGTGGAGAGATTTAAAGAGTTAGATTATGATGTTTATTCTTCATATAATCTAAATGAAGCTATGAAAGATGATTTTAATATAGATGAGTGA
- a CDS encoding phospholipase D-like domain-containing protein produces the protein MRVIVLFFIFFNLSFSSQLYFLPKESKEATNKLITLIEKSSSSIDIAVYNFTYKKLAKALKDRAKKGVKVTVILDKQKVNEEEKTQYKYLKREGINIVLTSNKLHIKMAIFDKKTALFGSANWKKDSFTKDYEILYFTDENKTLDKLNSIFKELEKEN, from the coding sequence TTGAGAGTTATAGTTTTATTTTTTATATTTTTTAATTTATCTTTTTCCTCACAGCTTTATTTTTTACCTAAAGAGTCAAAAGAAGCCACAAATAAGTTAATTACACTTATTGAAAAGAGTAGTTCAAGTATTGATATAGCAGTATATAACTTTACTTATAAAAAACTTGCTAAAGCTTTAAAAGATAGAGCAAAAAAGGGTGTTAAAGTTACTGTAATTTTAGACAAACAAAAAGTAAATGAAGAAGAAAAAACCCAGTATAAGTACCTAAAGAGAGAGGGTATTAATATAGTTTTAACTTCAAATAAACTTCATATTAAAATGGCTATTTTTGATAAAAAAACAGCACTATTTGGTAGTGCAAATTGGAAAAAAGACTCTTTTACAAAAGATTATGAGATTTTGTATTTTACGGATGAAAATAAAACTTTAGATAAATTAAACTCAATATTTAAAGAATTAGAAAAAGAAAATTAA
- a CDS encoding ATP-binding protein has translation MKKILIVFLFFSSVLFAKNILILNSYHPSFSWTKRQVDAIINTLSLNKNIDIYIEYMDTKRNNPDITYKYKFLTLLKYKYANKKIDLVISTDDNAINFLKDFRNEIFTDSKIVFSGVNNLKVLSDYKKSDITGVYERMTPLINYKVAKKINPNLEKLYLIGDDSVTFEVLKNLVISEFKTLDIPYEFISDKNIDVVTKKLSAKNDNSMAMLIMTARYVDSSNNIIVMEEAIQRISNAYKNPIISTAKVFNKGGKIIGGYVVDGQKQGTLAAKLALEVLEGKQPFTILSGTNSYVFDYDALNYFGIDISKYKFDSKVEIANKPLSFYEYYKQTLIILFIIVLSFLIIFIISIIYNFRLKKVNKRLEKSNKNIQLFIDSILEGVIISKNGFCVDVNKEAIKLLGYKTKKELIGKKLKEFIPASHHDFFTKNKPEESLFIKEDKSEIEVLAMTKDITLEEGIVKVLSFVDLSESKKREKVLFQQSKLASMGEMIGNIAHQWRQPLSAISTASSGLLLQRELNILDDELLHNSLKAILKSTTYLSNTIDDFKNYIKGDKDIQSFKISVAIENTLDLLGATLKNHRINVVKNFEDVEISSCQNEIIQVLINILNNSKDAINQNCKEDKLILIAIKEEQDRVIIDITDNGGGISNNIIDKIFEPYFTTKNKSQGTGLGLYMSYSLITESLGGTIFAQNRTFIYNNKEYMGVNMLITLPKTIKKD, from the coding sequence ATGAAAAAAATTTTAATAGTTTTTTTGTTTTTTAGTAGTGTTTTGTTTGCTAAAAATATATTGATATTAAATTCATATCATCCTTCTTTTTCTTGGACAAAAAGACAAGTAGATGCAATAATTAATACTTTAAGTTTAAATAAAAACATAGATATTTATATTGAATATATGGATACTAAAAGAAATAATCCAGATATTACTTATAAATATAAGTTTTTAACCCTATTAAAATATAAATATGCAAATAAAAAGATTGATTTAGTTATCTCAACAGATGATAATGCTATTAATTTTTTAAAAGATTTTAGAAATGAGATTTTTACAGATAGTAAAATTGTTTTTTCAGGTGTAAATAACTTAAAAGTATTAAGTGATTATAAAAAAAGTGATATTACAGGTGTTTATGAAAGAATGACTCCTTTAATAAACTATAAAGTTGCAAAAAAAATTAATCCAAATTTAGAAAAACTTTATTTAATAGGAGATGATTCTGTTACATTTGAAGTTCTTAAAAATTTAGTTATTAGTGAATTTAAAACTTTAGATATTCCTTATGAATTTATTAGTGATAAAAATATTGATGTCGTTACAAAAAAGCTAAGTGCAAAAAATGATAACTCTATGGCTATGTTAATTATGACAGCAAGATATGTTGATAGTTCTAATAATATAATCGTTATGGAAGAGGCAATTCAAAGAATTAGTAATGCTTATAAAAACCCTATAATTTCCACTGCAAAAGTATTTAATAAAGGTGGAAAAATAATTGGTGGGTATGTGGTAGATGGTCAAAAACAAGGAACTTTAGCCGCTAAATTAGCTTTGGAAGTTTTAGAGGGCAAACAACCTTTTACAATCTTAAGTGGTACAAACTCATATGTATTTGATTATGATGCTTTAAACTATTTTGGTATTGATATTTCTAAATATAAATTTGATAGTAAAGTTGAAATTGCAAATAAACCTTTAAGTTTTTATGAATATTATAAACAAACCTTGATAATTTTATTTATTATTGTTCTTTCTTTTTTGATTATTTTTATTATTTCAATAATTTATAATTTTAGATTAAAAAAAGTAAATAAGAGACTTGAAAAATCAAATAAAAATATCCAATTATTTATAGATTCTATTTTAGAAGGGGTGATTATCTCTAAAAATGGTTTTTGTGTTGATGTAAATAAAGAAGCTATTAAACTTTTGGGATATAAAACAAAAAAAGAATTAATAGGTAAAAAATTAAAAGAGTTTATTCCTGCTTCACATCATGATTTTTTTACTAAAAATAAACCTGAAGAGAGTTTATTTATAAAAGAGGATAAATCAGAAATAGAAGTTTTAGCAATGACTAAAGATATTACTTTAGAAGAGGGGATTGTAAAGGTTTTATCTTTTGTAGATTTATCAGAGTCTAAAAAAAGAGAAAAAGTTCTTTTTCAACAAAGTAAATTAGCTTCAATGGGAGAAATGATAGGAAATATTGCTCACCAATGGAGACAGCCTTTATCTGCTATTTCAACAGCCTCTTCAGGGCTTCTTTTGCAAAGGGAATTAAATATATTAGATGATGAGTTACTGCATAATTCTTTAAAGGCTATTTTAAAAAGTACAACTTATCTTTCAAATACAATTGATGATTTTAAAAACTATATAAAAGGTGATAAGGATATACAGAGTTTTAAAATTTCAGTTGCAATTGAAAATACTTTAGATTTATTAGGTGCAACTTTAAAAAATCATAGAATAAATGTGGTAAAAAACTTTGAAGATGTTGAAATTTCTAGTTGTCAAAATGAAATTATTCAAGTTTTAATTAATATTTTAAATAATTCAAAAGATGCAATAAATCAAAATTGTAAAGAAGATAAATTAATATTAATTGCCATAAAAGAAGAACAAGATAGAGTAATTATAGATATAACTGATAATGGTGGAGGAATTTCAAATAATATTATAGATAAAATTTTCGAGCCATATTTTACTACTAAAAACAAATCACAAGGTACAGGTTTAGGTCTTTATATGAGTTATAGCTTAATTACAGAAAGTCTAGGTGGAACTATTTTTGCACAAAATAGAACTTTTATTTATAATAACAAAGAGTATATGGGGGTAAATATGCTAATTACTCTACCAAAAACAATAAAAAAGGATTAG
- a CDS encoding YbgC/FadM family acyl-CoA thioesterase: MKIRVYYEDTDVGGVVYYANYLKFCERARSELFFQKELSPHISDNEFFVVKEVEAKYIKPAKFADLLEVKTTLIKKKSASIEMLQEIYKEDTLLFTANFKLAFLKDFKPSKIPQELFKVFE; encoded by the coding sequence GTGAAAATACGAGTTTATTATGAGGATACAGATGTTGGTGGTGTGGTTTATTATGCCAACTATTTAAAATTTTGTGAAAGAGCAAGAAGTGAGTTGTTTTTTCAAAAAGAGTTATCTCCTCATATAAGTGATAATGAGTTTTTTGTAGTAAAAGAAGTTGAAGCAAAATATATAAAGCCAGCAAAATTTGCTGATTTATTAGAAGTAAAAACTACTTTAATCAAAAAGAAAAGTGCTTCAATAGAGATGCTACAAGAGATATATAAAGAAGATACTTTATTATTTACTGCAAATTTTAAATTAGCTTTTTTAAAAGATTTTAAACCTTCAAAAATTCCACAAGAGTTATTTAAAGTATTTGAATGA
- a CDS encoding site-specific integrase: MILWLRVLNNIGVKERKLYNLGHTFGSSMITDGQNILWVSRMLGDKDVSITLKVYTKYIKESDEERINKLSKIVPFFVPFFNK; this comes from the coding sequence ATGATATTATGGCTAAGAGTTTTAAATAATATAGGTGTTAAAGAAAGAAAACTATATAATTTAGGACATACTTTTGGAAGTAGTATGATAACTGACGGACAAAATATACTTTGGGTTTCAAGAATGTTAGGTGATAAAGATGTTTCTATAACATTAAAAGTTTATACCAAATATATCAAAGAAAGTGATGAAGAAAGAATTAATAAATTATCTAAAATCGTTCCCTTTTTTGTCCCTTTTTTTAATAAATAA
- a CDS encoding nucleoid-associated protein, translated as MKVKSVVVHILHKEQASKQNSSPRATIDFSNKLFDINNQTVEGFSEKLAMTYFDGKSRFYTNFKKTESAPRFQENINKLLESTYDFLKFSKVITEDLKEEMDGERMSSGGYLIVMDYESSNNYRYLFVALLNNKIEYSISKTLELSQFLSLNIDKMAMASVINITKYVKKEDNYITFLKGIREIPDYFIKFMGADKDAKRDLREQTKKWIEAIGAYLKEDEIQNKDIQLIIQELIQKVKQLKKEEKFMTAETIANIIEPSNPEKFISYIYDEKNNFQVNPELETMDTRILSNYGIIRYENKQKDFLLKFSKKSIGDIISFDNKKDIVTINDKDIVKGIKAEIDMQEDSK; from the coding sequence ATGAAAGTTAAAAGTGTAGTAGTGCATATACTTCATAAAGAACAAGCAAGTAAACAAAATTCTTCTCCTAGAGCTACTATTGATTTTTCAAATAAATTATTTGATATAAATAATCAAACTGTTGAAGGGTTTTCTGAAAAACTTGCAATGACTTATTTTGATGGTAAATCAAGGTTTTATACAAATTTTAAGAAAACTGAATCAGCCCCTAGATTTCAAGAGAATATTAATAAATTATTAGAGTCAACATATGATTTTCTTAAATTTAGTAAAGTTATTACAGAAGATTTAAAAGAAGAAATGGATGGAGAAAGAATGTCTTCAGGAGGTTATTTAATTGTAATGGACTATGAATCATCTAATAATTATAGATATTTATTTGTTGCTTTACTTAATAATAAAATAGAGTATTCAATTAGTAAAACACTTGAATTAAGTCAATTTTTATCATTAAATATTGATAAAATGGCAATGGCAAGTGTAATAAATATTACAAAATACGTAAAAAAAGAAGACAATTACATTACATTTTTAAAAGGGATAAGAGAGATTCCTGATTATTTTATTAAATTTATGGGTGCAGATAAAGATGCAAAAAGAGATTTACGAGAACAAACAAAAAAATGGATAGAAGCAATTGGTGCTTATCTTAAAGAAGATGAAATCCAAAATAAAGATATTCAATTAATAATTCAAGAACTCATTCAAAAAGTTAAGCAGCTAAAAAAAGAAGAAAAATTTATGACAGCTGAAACAATTGCAAATATTATTGAACCATCAAATCCAGAAAAATTTATTTCATATATTTATGATGAAAAAAATAATTTTCAAGTAAATCCAGAACTAGAGACAATGGATACTAGAATATTGAGTAATTACGGTATTATTAGGTATGAGAATAAACAAAAAGATTTTTTACTTAAATTCTCAAAAAAATCTATTGGAGATATTATATCTTTTGATAATAAAAAAGATATAGTTACTATTAATGATAAAGATATAGTAAAAGGAATTAAAGCTGAAATCGATATGCAAGAAGATTCTAAATAA